The Gemmatimonadota bacterium genome has a segment encoding these proteins:
- a CDS encoding S9 family peptidase, with product MSPRLIFLALALPIAVGAQRPPLTIDRLVATPAFAGVSPAAPSWSPDSRTLAFLWNDRGAPARELWLVNADGSGRRRLAGGAEGVSDVIWSRDSRTVYFLRGGDAYRMSTTPTPANERTALPDSPTVPQRLTTDGGGKSELALSPDGRSLSFLRDGDLWFVEAGGGPPQRLTSLAVAPIGHVPLGTYFRRDAEVGTATWGGSAPAYAWSPDSRQVAIHFVDRRRVRAVGFPYYLGDSATMNRLRRSYPGDTNEVRRIGLLDVAARRVRWLPLSQESDVRVVDFGWSPSGALMVDRESDDAIDRWIHLVAAGDTVPRLVWDDHRATRIYNDIASTWHPDGRRILMTGDLEDRYRLYAVTPGERSPRPLTPATSDVTGHGMAAGTRDIVYVSNARSPYERHVWRIPGDGGTPVQLTTTPGHHTPIVSPDGQRLAVLSTDDVTPSELYIGDATRAGSLVRVTESQPAAFREVPWQRARYVSFPHRTEPQYTLHARIIEPPNMDRTKKYPVLVGPAYSNTVRNRWGGLNGMVQQMMAIEKGYIIVQVDVRGSTGYGRDFREAFLMDWGGKDLDDLESTVAYLKTLPYVDANRFGIWGSSYGGTLTVYSLLKKPGLFQAGAAGAPATDPAFFGSDDVAIARRPQSHPATFQRGAAQYAANLRDHLLIIHGMEDDVVPFKTTVDLAEALMRAGKNFDVAFAPAATHGWTQRPYYARYLLQKMVDHFDRYLGSGPRP from the coding sequence ATGAGTCCTCGCCTGATCTTCCTCGCGCTCGCGCTTCCCATCGCCGTCGGCGCACAACGCCCTCCGCTCACCATCGACCGGCTGGTCGCGACCCCGGCGTTCGCTGGCGTTTCACCCGCCGCGCCATCCTGGTCGCCGGACAGCCGCACCCTGGCCTTTCTCTGGAATGACCGCGGCGCACCCGCGCGCGAACTCTGGCTGGTCAACGCGGACGGATCCGGACGACGACGGCTCGCTGGAGGTGCCGAGGGCGTCAGCGACGTCATCTGGTCCCGTGACTCGCGTACGGTGTACTTCCTTCGCGGGGGGGACGCCTACCGGATGTCCACCACCCCGACCCCCGCCAACGAACGCACGGCCCTCCCAGACAGTCCCACGGTTCCGCAGCGGCTCACGACAGACGGGGGCGGCAAGTCGGAGCTGGCGCTTTCGCCCGATGGCCGGTCCCTCTCGTTCCTGCGCGACGGCGACCTCTGGTTCGTGGAAGCCGGCGGGGGCCCCCCCCAGCGGCTCACCTCCCTCGCGGTCGCGCCCATCGGCCATGTCCCGTTAGGCACCTACTTTCGCCGCGACGCCGAGGTAGGGACGGCCACCTGGGGTGGGAGCGCCCCGGCCTACGCGTGGTCGCCGGACTCGCGCCAGGTCGCCATCCATTTCGTGGACCGACGGCGCGTGCGGGCCGTGGGCTTTCCGTATTACCTCGGCGATTCCGCCACGATGAACCGGCTGCGGCGCAGCTATCCCGGCGACACGAACGAGGTGCGTCGCATCGGGCTGCTCGATGTCGCGGCACGCCGCGTACGGTGGTTGCCGCTGTCCCAGGAGAGCGACGTTCGCGTGGTCGATTTCGGATGGTCGCCGAGTGGGGCGCTGATGGTCGACCGGGAAAGCGACGACGCGATCGATCGCTGGATTCATCTGGTCGCAGCGGGCGACACGGTGCCGCGACTCGTGTGGGACGATCATCGTGCCACGCGCATCTACAACGACATTGCGTCCACCTGGCACCCGGACGGCCGGCGCATCCTGATGACGGGTGACCTCGAGGATCGCTATCGCCTGTACGCGGTGACCCCGGGGGAGCGGTCCCCACGTCCCCTCACCCCGGCGACCTCGGACGTCACCGGGCATGGGATGGCTGCGGGAACGCGCGACATCGTTTATGTCTCCAACGCGCGGTCGCCGTACGAGCGCCATGTCTGGCGCATCCCTGGCGATGGAGGCACCCCCGTACAGCTTACGACAACGCCGGGGCACCACACGCCCATCGTGTCCCCCGATGGGCAGCGACTCGCAGTGCTCTCAACGGACGACGTCACCCCAAGCGAGTTGTACATCGGCGATGCCACGCGCGCGGGCTCGCTGGTGCGGGTGACGGAGTCGCAACCAGCGGCATTCCGCGAGGTGCCGTGGCAACGGGCGCGGTACGTGAGCTTTCCGCATCGCACCGAGCCGCAGTACACGCTGCACGCCCGCATCATCGAGCCGCCCAACATGGACCGGACGAAGAAGTACCCGGTCCTGGTTGGCCCGGCGTACTCCAACACCGTGCGCAACCGGTGGGGCGGGCTCAACGGGATGGTGCAGCAGATGATGGCGATCGAGAAGGGGTACATCATCGTGCAGGTCGACGTGCGAGGGAGCACCGGCTACGGCCGCGACTTTCGCGAGGCGTTCCTCATGGACTGGGGCGGGAAGGACCTCGACGACCTCGAGAGCACCGTGGCATACCTGAAGACACTGCCGTACGTCGACGCCAACCGCTTCGGGATCTGGGGGAGCAGCTACGGCGGCACGTTGACCGTGTACTCGCTGCTGAAGAAGCCCGGACTCTTCCAGGCGGGGGCGGCCGGCGCGCCCGCCACCGACCCGGCCTTCTTCGGGAGTGATGACGTCGCGATCGCGCGTCGGCCGCAATCACATCCCGCGACCTTCCAGCGCGGCGCGGCGCAATACGCGGCGAACCTGCGCGATCACCTGCTCATCATCCACGGGATGGAGGACGATGTGGTCCCGTTCAAGACGACGGTGGACCTCGCCGAGGCGCTGATGCGCGCCGGCAAGAACTTCGACGTCGCCTTCGCGCCGGCAGCAACACATGGTTGGACGCAGCGACCATACTACGCGCGGTACCTGCTGCAGAAGATGGTCGACCACTTCGATCGATACCTCGGGAGCGGCCCGCGCCCCTGA
- a CDS encoding tetratricopeptide repeat protein, producing MRHAAGRLNEADTLAREATAIWQRAGMPDSGLASALWQRAVVARSLYRYDDADSLFQRALDLAARGHASPDLVGNLWNDLGLLRLDVGRYGAALEALRRAYALSGDRPADDPGRVTTLANMGIALDGIGRKDTALVIAEDVLRLTRRAYPSGHLRVASAINALAFIRMDQGAFVEADTLFREGAGLLAQLNGPGTLQELIMRNNAARATLLGGRTREADQRFRAVWREAVATLGATHGFVSQPVHWLGRLHLVEGRLADAARFLDSALAMAGPSLPPDHERFTDLAAARGFLRLAQGDTVAADSLLQWSLARRATSQGAGSEDAMEPTLVRALIAGARGEWGRADSLHALVDSSLTRFPWARWRVARAQPVWDALQARRR from the coding sequence GTGCGGCACGCCGCCGGCCGCCTCAACGAGGCGGACACGCTCGCGCGAGAAGCCACCGCGATCTGGCAGCGTGCGGGGATGCCGGACTCGGGGCTGGCCAGCGCCCTGTGGCAACGCGCGGTCGTGGCGCGGTCCCTGTATCGCTACGACGACGCAGATTCGTTGTTCCAGCGCGCGCTCGACCTGGCGGCGCGCGGACATGCGTCGCCGGACCTGGTGGGGAATCTCTGGAATGACCTCGGCCTGCTGCGCCTGGATGTGGGGCGGTATGGTGCGGCACTCGAGGCCCTGCGTCGCGCCTATGCGCTGAGCGGCGACCGACCGGCGGACGACCCTGGTCGTGTCACGACGCTGGCGAACATGGGCATTGCACTGGATGGGATCGGACGCAAGGACACCGCGCTCGTGATCGCCGAGGACGTGCTGCGCCTCACGCGCCGCGCGTATCCCAGCGGCCACCTGCGGGTGGCGTCGGCGATCAACGCCCTCGCGTTCATCCGGATGGACCAGGGGGCGTTTGTCGAGGCCGATACCCTGTTCCGCGAGGGCGCCGGCCTGCTGGCGCAGCTGAACGGTCCCGGCACCCTCCAGGAGTTGATCATGCGCAACAACGCGGCGCGCGCCACGTTGCTCGGTGGTCGCACCCGCGAGGCGGACCAGCGCTTTCGTGCGGTATGGCGTGAGGCCGTGGCGACCCTCGGGGCAACGCACGGTTTCGTCTCGCAGCCGGTGCATTGGCTGGGCCGGCTGCACCTCGTTGAGGGGCGGCTCGCCGATGCGGCGCGATTCCTGGATAGCGCACTCGCCATGGCGGGCCCATCACTTCCGCCGGATCACGAGCGCTTCACCGACCTGGCGGCAGCGCGTGGGTTCCTGCGACTCGCGCAGGGTGATACCGTGGCCGCCGATTCACTCCTCCAATGGTCCCTCGCGCGGCGAGCGACGTCGCAAGGCGCAGGGAGCGAGGACGCGATGGAGCCGACACTCGTGCGTGCGCTGATCGCCGGGGCGCGCGGGGAGTGGGGGCGTGCCGATTCACTCCACGCCCTGGTGGACTCGTCGCTCACCCGGTTTCCCTGGGCGCGCTGGCGTGTGGCACGGGCGCAGCCGGTGTGGGACGCGCTGCAGGCGCGCCGTCGCTGA
- a CDS encoding sigma-70 family RNA polymerase sigma factor — protein MPTDVTALVLASDWSPAAADGLVPMVYDELRRIARRHLRGEAVGHTLTTTALVHEAYLRLVNARNVPEENRTRFLMTASVAMRRVLVDYARAHRAEKRGGGVVPLELHDALQAATDDTGRLLELDEALQRLAAVAPRLAQVVECRFFGGMTEDETAVALGMSLRTVRRDWLKAKGWLAVELSRD, from the coding sequence ATGCCCACCGACGTCACTGCGCTCGTCCTCGCGTCAGACTGGAGCCCAGCGGCGGCCGACGGCTTGGTCCCGATGGTCTACGACGAACTCCGTCGGATCGCGCGGCGTCACCTGCGGGGGGAGGCAGTCGGCCATACGCTCACCACGACCGCCCTCGTGCACGAGGCGTACCTCCGGCTGGTCAACGCCCGTAACGTCCCGGAGGAGAATCGCACCCGGTTCCTCATGACCGCCTCCGTCGCGATGCGCCGCGTGCTGGTGGACTACGCGCGGGCCCATCGCGCCGAAAAGCGCGGAGGCGGTGTGGTGCCCCTGGAGCTGCACGATGCTCTCCAAGCGGCCACTGATGACACCGGCCGCCTCCTCGAGCTCGATGAAGCCCTGCAGCGACTGGCCGCCGTCGCACCACGGCTGGCCCAGGTTGTGGAATGCCGGTTCTTTGGCGGAATGACCGAGGACGAAACGGCAGTTGCGTTAGGCATGTCGCTCCGCACGGTCCGCCGCGACTGGCTCAAGGCCAAAGGGTGGCTGGCGGTGGAACTGTCGCGCGACTGA
- a CDS encoding beta-N-acetylhexosaminidase → MTRIFHGLVAVCAVCLAAPAFAQSAPVPTPAIFTALTSLDAHRLVPLPSRVTPAATAPFLFTTATRIVVDGPAEVTRTADFFARILRKSMAVSLPVTNVRARPRRAARAPSDSVSAGGNVVMLQLDTASTQGNEGYTIDIAADTLRLVARTPAGLFFAVATLRQLLPVGIEAEYTLPGRAPIVSVPAGRIVDAPRFAWRGSMLDVARHFFTVDEVKQHIDLLALYKVNTLHLHLADDQGWRIQIASWPRLTTVGGSSEVGGASGGFYTKADYREIVQYAAARHITVVPEIDMPGHTNAAIAAYPALGCSRATPSLFGADSQPAGVYTGIRVGWSALCAEKPITYRFVEDVVRELAAMTPGPYIHIGGDEVEVLSHAQYARFVERAQGLVHKYGKTMVGWEEVGKATLRPGSLAQLWRSDTALRAVKQGNQLIMSPGPRTYVDMKYTPETELGLRWAGAIELRTAYDWDPVTYMAGLTEKNIVGVEAPLWSETVKNLTAAQYLLVPRLPAIAEVGWSEQAQRSWEGFRTRIAAHASRWRLLGINYYASPQVEWPR, encoded by the coding sequence ATGACCCGAATCTTCCACGGACTCGTCGCGGTGTGTGCGGTGTGCCTCGCCGCACCGGCGTTCGCCCAGTCGGCGCCTGTACCAACGCCGGCCATCTTCACGGCCCTCACCAGCCTCGACGCCCATCGCCTGGTTCCGCTGCCGTCTCGCGTCACGCCAGCGGCCACGGCGCCGTTCCTGTTCACGACCGCGACGCGCATCGTGGTTGATGGGCCGGCCGAGGTAACACGCACCGCCGACTTCTTCGCGCGGATCCTGCGGAAGTCGATGGCCGTGTCGCTGCCGGTGACCAACGTGCGAGCGCGTCCGCGCCGCGCCGCGCGCGCGCCGAGCGACTCCGTGTCGGCGGGCGGCAACGTCGTCATGCTACAACTCGACACGGCGTCGACGCAAGGCAACGAGGGGTACACGATCGACATTGCCGCGGACACGCTCCGCCTCGTGGCGCGCACACCAGCCGGGCTCTTCTTCGCCGTGGCCACGCTGCGGCAGCTCCTCCCCGTCGGCATCGAAGCCGAGTACACCCTGCCGGGCCGTGCGCCGATCGTGTCGGTGCCGGCCGGGCGCATCGTCGATGCCCCGCGCTTTGCGTGGCGCGGCTCGATGCTCGATGTGGCGCGGCACTTCTTCACGGTCGACGAGGTGAAGCAACACATCGACCTCCTCGCCCTGTACAAGGTCAACACGTTGCACCTGCACCTGGCCGATGATCAGGGGTGGCGCATCCAGATCGCGTCGTGGCCGCGACTCACGACGGTGGGGGGCAGCAGCGAGGTAGGTGGCGCATCCGGAGGCTTCTATACGAAGGCCGACTATCGCGAGATCGTGCAGTACGCGGCGGCGCGCCACATCACCGTCGTGCCGGAGATCGACATGCCGGGGCACACCAATGCCGCGATCGCGGCGTACCCGGCCCTCGGGTGCAGCCGCGCGACCCCGAGCCTGTTCGGGGCGGACTCGCAGCCGGCGGGGGTGTACACGGGCATTCGCGTCGGGTGGAGCGCCCTCTGCGCCGAGAAGCCGATCACCTACCGCTTCGTCGAGGACGTGGTGCGCGAGCTCGCGGCGATGACGCCGGGCCCCTACATCCACATTGGCGGCGACGAGGTCGAGGTGTTGTCGCATGCGCAGTACGCGCGATTTGTGGAGCGGGCGCAGGGCCTGGTCCACAAGTACGGCAAGACCATGGTCGGGTGGGAGGAGGTCGGGAAGGCGACGCTGCGTCCCGGGTCGCTCGCGCAGCTCTGGCGGAGCGATACGGCGCTGCGCGCGGTGAAGCAGGGCAACCAGCTTATCATGTCGCCGGGGCCGCGCACCTACGTGGACATGAAGTACACACCGGAGACGGAGCTGGGGCTGCGGTGGGCCGGGGCGATCGAGTTGCGTACCGCGTACGACTGGGACCCGGTGACCTACATGGCGGGGTTGACGGAGAAGAACATCGTGGGCGTCGAGGCGCCGTTGTGGTCGGAGACGGTGAAGAACCTCACGGCGGCGCAGTACCTCCTGGTGCCGCGGTTGCCGGCCATCGCCGAGGTGGGGTGGAGCGAGCAGGCCCAGCGCAGCTGGGAGGGGTTCCGCACGCGCATTGCTGCGCACGCGTCACGCTGGCGACTCCTCGGCATCAACTACTACGCATCGCCACAGGTGGAATGGCCGCGGTAG
- a CDS encoding FAD-dependent oxidoreductase: MKRTVVVGGGAIGLACAHGLARRGRQVTVLDKGALGDACTKGNAGWVVPSLSAPIPAPGMTWTSLKWMLSSESPLYIAPSATPRLARWLWRFWRHCNERDFEAGLHAVATLNRGTLAAFDALARDGIEVELHRKGLLCAFERSTHMEAYRAEFTYLREYGYAVPTAMRGDEVRALEPALSDHVTCGFLTPEEYHVRPESLASGYAAKLASMGVEIRAGVTVLGGRADARSVLLETTEGALEADDVLVAAGAWSGEVIGHFGVRLPVQAGKGYSLTIDGAGERLQRPVYFGETKIAATPFDGALRFAGTMELSGVNERIDPRRMAGIRKGIARFVRDELPPGGAEWVGMRPLTPDGLPLLGHVPGFGNLWVATGHAMLGITLAPVTGDVMGALMTGEPASRALSAFEPGRFRW; this comes from the coding sequence ATGAAGCGCACTGTGGTCGTGGGAGGTGGTGCCATCGGCCTGGCGTGCGCGCACGGGTTGGCCAGGCGCGGGCGACAGGTCACGGTGTTGGACAAGGGCGCCCTTGGCGACGCGTGCACGAAGGGCAACGCGGGGTGGGTCGTTCCTTCCCTCTCGGCCCCGATTCCGGCGCCGGGGATGACATGGACGTCGCTCAAGTGGATGCTGTCGAGCGAGAGCCCGTTGTACATCGCTCCGAGTGCAACGCCGCGGCTCGCGCGCTGGCTGTGGCGCTTCTGGAGACACTGTAACGAGCGCGACTTCGAGGCGGGGCTGCATGCGGTCGCGACGCTCAACCGTGGGACCCTCGCGGCATTCGACGCCCTGGCGCGCGACGGCATCGAGGTCGAGCTGCATCGCAAGGGCCTGCTGTGCGCCTTTGAACGGTCGACCCACATGGAAGCGTACCGCGCCGAGTTCACCTACCTGCGTGAGTACGGCTATGCCGTCCCGACGGCGATGCGCGGTGACGAGGTGCGTGCACTGGAGCCGGCGCTGTCGGACCACGTCACGTGCGGCTTCCTGACGCCCGAGGAGTATCATGTGCGCCCCGAGTCGCTGGCCTCCGGATACGCGGCCAAGCTGGCGAGCATGGGCGTCGAGATCCGCGCCGGTGTCACGGTGCTTGGAGGACGCGCCGATGCACGATCCGTGCTGCTCGAGACGACCGAGGGCGCCCTGGAGGCGGATGATGTGTTGGTCGCGGCCGGGGCGTGGTCCGGTGAAGTGATCGGGCACTTCGGCGTGCGCCTCCCCGTGCAGGCCGGCAAGGGATACAGCCTGACGATCGACGGGGCCGGTGAGCGCCTGCAGCGCCCGGTCTACTTCGGCGAGACGAAGATCGCTGCCACGCCGTTTGACGGTGCGCTGCGTTTTGCGGGAACCATGGAGCTCTCGGGGGTGAACGAGCGCATTGACCCGCGACGGATGGCGGGGATCCGGAAGGGGATCGCGCGCTTCGTCCGCGACGAGCTCCCGCCAGGCGGCGCGGAGTGGGTCGGGATGCGTCCGCTTACACCGGACGGGCTCCCGTTGTTAGGGCACGTCCCCGGGTTTGGCAACCTCTGGGTTGCAACCGGTCACGCGATGCTGGGCATCACCCTGGCACCGGTGACGGGCGACGTCATGGGGGCGCTGATGACCGGGGAGCCAGCATCACGCGCGCTTTCGGCGTTCGAGCCGGGGCGGTTTCGGTGGTGA